From the Diceros bicornis minor isolate mBicDic1 chromosome 19, mDicBic1.mat.cur, whole genome shotgun sequence genome, one window contains:
- the LOC131418593 gene encoding signal-regulatory protein beta-1-like encodes MPIPAFRPHPPPPCLLLTLLLGFTGAAGEELQVIQPEKSVSVAAGETATLRCTLTSLLPVGHVQWFRGTGPGRELIYSFKGGHFPRVTNVADTTKRNSMDYSIRISNITPADTGIYYCVKFQKGSPDDVEFKSGPGTQLTVSAKPSPPVVSGPTARAAPDQRVSFTCESHGFSPRNITLKWFKNGNELPASQTNIDPEGDGVSYSVSSTAKVVLAPGDVRSQVICEVAHVTLQGGPPLRGTANLSETLRVPPTLEVSQQPTAGNLVNVTCQANKFYPRHLKLTWLENGNVSRTEMASTLIENKDGTFNWMSWLLVNSCAHREDVVLTCQVEHDGQPAVTKHHTLEASAHQKERDTGGTPGEELSTVPLVVLVLSTKLLLAIGVSAIYVHRKWRA; translated from the exons GAGCAGCAGGTGAGGAGCTGCAGGTGATTCAGCCTGAGAAGTCAGTGTCTGTTGCAGCTGGAGAGACGGCCACTCTGCGCTGCACCCTGACCTCCCTGCTCCCTGTGGGGCACGTCCAGTGGTTCAGGGGGACAGGGCCAGGCCGGGAGTTAATCTACAGTTTCAAAGGAGGCCACTTCCCCCGAGTAACAAATGTTGCAGACACCACAAAGAGAAACAGCATGGACTATTCCATCCGCATCAGTAACATCACCCCAGCAGACACTGGTATTTACTACTGTGTGAAGTTCCAGAAAGGGAGCCCTGATGACGTGGAGTTTAAGTCTGGACCAGGGACCCAGCTCACTGTGAGTG CCAAACCCTCTCCCCCCGTGGTATCGGGCCCCACGGCGAGGGCCGCACCTGACCAGAGAGTGAGCTTCACCTGCGAGTCCCACGGCTTCTCCCCCAGAAACATCACCCTGAAGTGGTTCAAAAATGGGAATGAGCTCCCAGCCTCCCAGACCAACATCGACCCAGAGGGAGATGGCGTTTCCTACAGCGTCTCCAGCACAGCCAAGGTGGTGCTGGCCCCAGGGGACGTTCGCTCCCAGGTCATCTGCGAGGTGGCCCACGTCACGCTGCAGGGGGGCCCTCCGCTTCGTGGGACGGCCAACTTGTCTGAGACCCTCCGAG TTCCACCCACCTTGGAGGTTTCCCAACAGCCCACGGCAGGGAACCTGGTGAACGTCACCTGCCAGGCGAACAAGTTCTACCCCCGGCACCTAAAGCTGACCTGGTTGGAGAATGGAAACGTGTCCCGAACAGAAATGGCCTCAACACTCATAGAGAACAAGGATGGCACCTTTAACTGGATGAGCTGGCTCCTGGTGAACTCTTGTGCCCACAGGGAGGATGTGGTGCTCACCTGCCAGGTGGAGCATGACGGGCAGCCGGCGGTCACCAAACACCATACCCTGGAGGCCTCTGCCCACCAGAAGGAGCGGGACACAGGTGGAACACCTG GTGAAGAGCTGTCTACTGTCCCTCTGGTAGTCCTCGTCCTAAGCACAAAGCTGCTGCTGGCCATCGGAGTCTCTGCCATCTACGTCCACAGGAAGTGGAGGGCCTGA